Proteins encoded within one genomic window of Anastrepha ludens isolate Willacy chromosome 4, idAnaLude1.1, whole genome shotgun sequence:
- the LOC128862411 gene encoding ATP-dependent DNA/RNA helicase DHX36 has protein sequence MDRNDRERIRHPPGLRGRDIGLFYRNLSKRKRPRPDEPTIRLGPCVSVPQAVLARVEEKLYRFAQSCEDENVLKDFEAQFRHLLFADFEDFIVTSKSSSYELLDNEFQNQRYKSDALLKERDPQFQRRYEQRMNLPAMKQHDRILEAIKENQVLLIVGSTGCGKTTQVPQLILDDYIFNNRGSQCHVVCTQPRRISAVTVAERVAYERCEHLGTSVGYQIRLESEMPRDIGSILYCTTGVLLQKLQSDPLMNAVSIVIIDEIHERSVETDLLMALLKIILPHRPNLKIILMSATVSEEEFSAYFNNCYTINIEGTMFPVKVNYLEDIIQETGFTRFHNNPHECTKNKARHRSKQSNRQSTNNLEYSAMIEPYLRQIKDKYDNQVLQSLRCTDSEGCENLQFLEHLIFYICDTKPPGAILVFLPGYDNISKLNSVLLNPTLPIGQRYARKIQVYPLHSMMPTVFQKNVFQSPPPGIRKVILSTTVAETSVTIDDVVYVINSGRMKTNNYNVEANLQTLEEAWVTKANTKQRKGRAGRVQPGICYNLFSRAREKTMLDQIVPEILRSKLESTILNMKMLHVKDVGYFFNTLISPPNQQAVTNGINLLKRINALDVEGTLTPLGMHLARLPVDPPIGKMLVMGALFRCLDPITSVAAGLSFKSPFYTPLGKEREVDRVKRHLSANQRSDHLLIDNVVLTYRESLEDSSERDFCYKNFLNIGILQQLEDMKRQFASLLRASSFTDSSNCNAQSSNENSKNITLLRAIIAAGLYPNMAFLSKVRRTKNHVNAIHHLCTPEERRVNFHPSSVNSHEASFDSHYFVYFQKQKSSSVYILDATMVFPMALIIFGDGVETGYTEKNIFYISVARTYYFKCDPATAKVVLELRKRLEWLMQKRALNPSPILPNSSEDYIIKAIQILLSLDDVYDYSDQYLSSDEEQQ, from the coding sequence atgGATCGCAACGATAGAGAAAGAATACGTCATCCGCCTGGATTACGTGGTCGTGACATCGGACTATTTTACCGCAACTTATCAAAGCGAAAGCGTCCAAGACCAGACGAGCCAACAATTAGATTGGGACCTTGCGTGAGTGTCCCGCAAGCTGTGCTGGCAAGGGTTGAAGAGAAACTCTATCGTTTCGCACAAAGCTGCGAAGATGAGAACGTGTTGAAAGACTTTGAAGCACAATTTCGACATTTGTTATTCGCCGATTTTGAGGATTTCATTGTTACTTCAAAGTCATCCAGTTATGAGCTGCTGGATAATGAATTTCAAAATCAACGTTACAAATCCGATGCTTTGTTAAAGGAACGTGATCCACAGTTTCAGAGACGATACGAGCAACGTATGAATTTGCCGGCAATGAAGCAACATGATCGTATATTAGAAGCGATTAAAGAAAATCAAGTATTACTAATTGTTGGTAGTACGGGTTGTGGTAAGACAACACAAGTGCCACAGCTCATTTTGGATGATTACATCTTCAATAATCGTGGCTCACAGTGTCATGTAGTATGTACACAACCGCGTCGTATTTCGGCAGTAACGGTTGCTGAGCGTGTAGCTTATGAAAGGTGTGAGCATTTGGGTACATCGGTGGGCTATCAAATTCGTTTGGAAAGTGAAATGCCGCGAGATATTGGGTCCATTTTGTATTGCACCACAGGCGTGCTTCTGCAAAAGTTGCAATCAGATCCATTGATGAATGCCGTAAGCATTGTTATCATAGACGAGATACACGAACGCAGTGTAGAGACTGATTTGCTAATGgctttattgaaaatcatattgCCACATCGAccaaatctgaaaattattttaatgagtGCTACTGTGTCGGAGGAAGAATTTAGCGCTTATTTCAACAATTGTTATACGATAAACATTGAAGGCACAATGTTTCCGGTTAAGGTGAACTACCTGGAAGATATTATACAAGAGACCGGTTTCACACGTTTTCATAATAATCCGCACGAGTGCACCAAAAATAAGGCACGACATCGCTCCAAGCAATCTAACCGCCAGAGCACTAATAATTTGGAGTATTCAGCAATGATCGAGCCATATCTGCGGCAGATTAAAGACAAGTACGATAATCAGGTACTGCAGTCATTACGTTGTACCGACTCGGAAGGTTGCGAAAATCTACAATTTTTAGagcatttaattttctatatttgtgATACAAAGCCACCGGGGgcgattttggttttcttgccGGGTTACGATAACATTTCTAAACTTAATTCTGTACTACTAAATCCCACTTTACCGATTGGCCAGCGTTACGCACGTAAGATACAAGTGTATCCATTACATTCAATGATGCCTACCGTGTTTCAAAAGAATGTTTTTCAATCACCGCCACCTGGCATTCGTAAGGTTATACTCTCAACTACAGTAGCAGAAACTTCGGTCACAATTGATGATGTTGTCTATGTGATCAATAGTGGACGCATGAAGACGAATAATTATAATGTGGAAGCCAATTTGCAAACGCTTGAAGAAGCTTGGGTTACAAAAGCCAATACGAAACAACGCAAAGGACGTGCTGGTCGTGTGCAACCTGGTATCTGTTATAATCTCTTTAGTCGCGCTCGTGAAAAGACAATGCTCGACCAAATAGTGCCCGAAATATTGCGTAGTAAACTGGAATCTACcatattaaatatgaaaatgttgcaCGTGAAAGATGTaggctatttttttaatacacttaTTTCGCCACCTAACCAACAAGCTGTCACAAATGgcataaatttactaaaacgtaTCAATGCGCTAGACGTGGAAGGTACATTAACGCCTTTGGGCATGCATTTGGCACGTTTGCCGGTTGATCCGCCAATTGGTAAAATGCTTGTGATGGGCGCACTCTTTCGTTGTTTGGATCCTATCACTTCAGTGGCAGCGGGATTGTCATTTAAGTCGCCATTTTATACGCCACTCGGCAAAGAGAGAGAAGTTGATCGTGTCAAGCGTCATCTCTCGGCCAATCAGAGAAGTGATCATTTGTTGATCGACAATGTTGTACTCACTTATCGTGAATCGCTTGAGGATAGTTCTGAGCGAGATTTTTGctacaaaaactttttaaatattggcATACTACAGCAGTTGGAGGATATGAAACGCCAATTTGCTAGTTTGCTTCGCGCATCCAGCTTTACAGATTCAAGTAATTGCAATGCCCAATCTTCTAATGAGAATTCCAAGAATATTACATTGTTACGCGCTATAATTGCCGCTGGTCTTTATCCAAATATGGCATTTTTGAGTAAAGTACGTCGTACAAAGAATCACGTCAATGCCATACATCATCTTTGCACACCAGAGGAACGACGAGTCAATTTCCATCCATCCTCTGTGAATAGCCATGAAGCTTCATTTGATTCTCACtattttgtctattttcaaaAACAGAAGTCATCGAGTGTTTATATTTTAGATGCTACCATGGTTTTTCCGATGGCCCTAATCATATTTGGCGATGGCGTTGAAACAGgttatactgaaaaaaatatattttacatttcagTGGCTCGCACGTACTACTTTAAATGCGATCCCGCCACTGCCAAAGTTGTTTTGGAACTGCGCAAACGTTTGGAATGGCTTATGCAAAAGCGTGCACTAAATCCATCACCAATCCTGCCAAATAGCAGCGAAGATTACATCATCAAAGCAATTCAAATACTCTTATCATTGGATGATGTGTACGATTATAGCGATCAATATCTCTCGTCTGATGAAGagcaacaataa